A genome region from Anopheles stephensi strain Indian chromosome 2, UCI_ANSTEP_V1.0, whole genome shotgun sequence includes the following:
- the LOC118506624 gene encoding uncharacterized protein LOC118506624, whose protein sequence is MASHSSFYQGTKRISPLKIRNPSILPSQIMPSPTGAPFNFAEMPWSYGVKPGQVMEFNAVIRPSPITGPPSPVPSAMPSGSSPPSFGLSTVTSQSFLPEFRKRKPEPDVIPVPSKQFLTEEVMSSHLNNLHLSTEYTAHDIRTHTSAPESPAPNSTLEEDMLLGDAANVSGNADSYHVCMSPQELEERLKKAQRIAICEEVRRLDGRGEILPQTLLDRIEKPCTALMIWQPPQERIQSLFTKVTEQLEERERKDRLASKNNNNNSNNNNNNEVMIDSMAISDEPLPDLPDYDEDLDFEQDAASVPDWQRRSLPDAPDPATMDIEM, encoded by the exons ATGGCATCCCATTCTAGTTTCTACCAGGGAACCAAGCGGATCTCGCCTTTGAAGATCAG AAATCCAAGCATACTGCCGTCACAAATCATGCCGTCACCTACGGGTGCCCCGTTCAACTTTGCCGAAATGCCCTGGTCGTATGGGGTAAAGCCGGGACAGGTGATGGAGTTTAATGCAGTTATCAGACCCAGTCCCATCACCGGACCTCCATCGCCGGTACCGTCCGCGATGCCATCCGGTAGCAGCCCACCATCGTTTGGCCTTTCCACCGTCACATCACAGTCCTTTCTGCCGGAATTTCGAAAACGAAAGCCCGAACCCGACGTTATACCGGT ACCATCCAAACAGTTTCTTACGGAGGAAGTCATGTCATCGCATTTGAACAATTTGCACCTTTCCACGGAATACACCGCGCACGACATCCGAACGCACACGTCCGCACCCGAATCACCCGCCCCAAATTCTACGCTCGAGGAGGACATGCTGCTGGGTGATGCCGCCAACGTTTCTGGCAATGCCGACTCGTACCACGTGTGCATGTCGCCGCAAGAGCTGGAGGAAAGGCTCAAGAAAGCACAACGTATCGCCATCTGCGAAGAGGTGCGTCGACTGGATGGTCGGGGCGAAATACTACCCCAGACGCTACTGGACCGTATTGAAAAACCGTGCACCGCATTAATGATCTGGCAGCCGCCCCAGGAACGCATACAATCCTTGTTCACGAAAGTAACCGAACAGCTAGAAGAACGTGAACGCAAGGATCGGCTTGCATCGaagaataacaataacaacagcaacaacaacaacaacaatgaagTGATGATCGATTCAATGGCGATCAGCGATGAACCACTGCCCGATCTGCCGGATTACGATGAGGATCTGGACTTTGAGCAGGATGCTGCTAGTGTACCGGATTGGCAGCGACGTTCCCTGCCGGATGCTCCCGATCCAGCCACGATGGATATTGAGATGTAG
- the LOC118506625 gene encoding jmjC domain-containing histone demethylation protein 1 translates to MSSDKVPPISPSKSRRQLRERKQRKLYSEEFTFGDDDYEGGRGFSVAEKLESPRFAQSGMVREMKGENLTVGFLQQNGFNIPLLFKEKTGLGLQVPTANFSISDVRMCVGSRRLLDVMDVNTQKNVEMTMKEWEKYYEDPEKTKLLNVISLEFSHTKLENYVQSPAIVRQIDWVDVVWPKQLKESQVESTNLLNDMMYPKVQKYCLMSVKNCYTDFHVDFGGTSVWYHILRGSKVFWLIPPTEKNLQLYEKWVLSGKQSDVFFGDTVEKCARVYLTAGNTFFIPTGWIHAVYTPTDSLVFGGNFLHSFGIVKQLKITQVEDNTKVPQKFRYPFFTEMLWYVLAKYVYTLLGHSHLEGEAGREHELEGKPHVHLTHYELFGLKDIVMYLYDLPAQKKNVPELIRDPVALIKDVRTLVERHCRDVPELAVTGVPVLHPDLNVSNNAYIREHYEYYSGDGCGNRTTDNEGSGGNHARGAADEQREDDDDDMENRRRRIKQEIKKEHDDDGESLTVQQQQEQQQQQNHSQPHHNHHNTVQRKEVSSEAAADSERNAVSPLGSSRSPIGSSNGGTTMGPPARYTNNHHGGGHNGDDRNFVSPQPTSGNRLPSSGASGGGGGVGRGPYKKHSTGGSNSGGHFDKRDSGGNGPRRRRTRCKNCEACQRSDCGECSFCLDMVKFGGPGRAKQTCMMRQCLQPMLPVTAQCIHCNLDGWRQAPITAPAQAKLQAQLQEGPSALMECSVCYEISHPDCAQRAAPEAHGIVNDDLPNSWECPTCCKMGKNTDYRPRHFRARQKSSEIRRMSVSSDASSAHNTEYGRIGGGGGGGGHGGAEGTIAGGDGMMSGSNVSAPRAPRFQDDMLYDFAVSGSAVIVGSKGGNILFERKPKIKDEDISSGSENDAASGVGKQMHLHTLNASNAAVAGTMGTVKVKEEPLDHHHHHHEYSANHHATSVIKDGREIAASAVGGGVPVKRRKSEEGGGGAINVNHAGSNHGGAGPPDGNGTGHDGKNATNHGSLPRKKSSQRMQLANQIHNTSTKSMKKPLYPIRPASSVTHTPTIPVAGNYALDATCLLAVFRYLPPETLATCTMVCKTWSNLAVDPSLWKRMNCAEYKLSPNLLSAIVRRQPEHLIMDWIGLGKRQVTWLISRIPGLKNLSLQGTHIQAVLGLHTCMCPPLQVLDLSFIAGLNDFAIREILSPPKDSRPGLADSKSRLRNLKMLKVAGADISDVALRYITQGLPNLTHLDLSSCQRITDAAIAQIGTSPAAIKTLIELDLSCCKLITELSLDHLAKCDALTRLDLSHVPQVSTQSMIKFASTSKNDLQLHDIKLVDKRKTPSQQQQQQSSHEAQ, encoded by the exons ATGTCATCCGATAAGGTGCCGCCGATATCACCATCGAAAAGTCGCAGACAACTG CGCGAACGTAAACAGCGAAAGCTATATTCGGAAGAGTTCACATTCGGCGACGATGATTACGAAGGTGGGAGAGGATTCAGCGTGGCGGAAAAGCTGGAATCACCCCGATTCGCTCAGTCCGGCATGGTGCGCGAAATGAAAGGCGAAAATCTAACCGTCGG ATTTTTGCAACAGAATGGCTTCAACATTCCGCTGCTGTTCAAGGAGAAAACCGGCCTTGGGCTGCAGGTGCCGACGGCCAATTTCTCCATCAGCGACGTCCGGATGTGTGTCGGGTCGCGCCGCCTGCTGGACGTGATGGACGTCAACACGCAGAAGAACGTCGAGATGACGATGAAGGAATGGGAAAAGTATTACGAGGATCCGGAAAAGACCAAGCTGCTGAACGTGATTTCGCTCGAGTTTTCCCACACCAAGCTGGAGAACTACGTGCAGAGTCCGGCGATCGTGCGCCAGATCGACTGGGTGGACGTGGTGTGGCCAAAGCAGCTGAAGGAATCGCAGGTCGAATCGACCAACCTGCTGAACGACATGATGTACCCGAAGGTGCAGAAGTACTGCCTGATGTCGGTCAAAAACTGCTACACGGACTTTCACGTCGATTTCGGCGGCACCTCGGTGTGGTATCACATACTGCGCGGTAGCAAAGTGTTCTGGCTGATACCGCCCACCGAGAAGAATCTGCAGCTGTACGAAAAATGGGTACTGTCCGGCAAACAGTCGGACGTGTTCTTTGGCGATACGGTGGAAAAGTGTGCCCGCGTTTACCTCACGGCCGGTAACACGTTCTTCATCCCGACCGGGTGGATCCATGCCGTGTACACACCGACGGATTCGCTCGTCTTTGGCGGCAACTTTCTGCATTCGTTCGGCATCGTGAAGCAGCTGAAGATAACGCAGGTGGAGGATAATACGAAGGTGCCGCAAAAGTTTCGGTACCCATTCTTCACCGAAATGCTGTGGTACGTGCTGGCGAAGTATGTGTACACGCTGCTCGGCCACTCACATCTCGAGGGTGAAGCGGGCCGGGAGCACGAGCTGGAGGGGAAGCCGCACGTGCATCTCACGCACTACGAGCTGTTCGGGCTGAAAGACATCGTGATGTACCTGTACGATCTGCCGGCACAGAAGAAGAATGTGCCGGAGCTGATAAGGGATCCGGTGGCGCTCATTAAGGACGTGCGGACGCTGGTCGAGCGACACTGCCGGGACGTACCGGAGCTGGCCGTTACCGGTGTGCCGGTGCTGCATCCGGACCTGAACGTAAGCAACAATGCGTACATCCGCGAGCATTACGAGTATTATTCGGGCGATGGCTGTGGAAACCGGACGACCGATAATGAAGGGTCGGGCGGTAATCACGCTCGAGGTGCAGCTGACGAGCAGCGCgaggatgacgacgacgatatGGAAAACCGACGGCGAAGGATTAAGCAGGAGATCAAAAAGGAACACGATGACGATGGCGAAAGTTTAactgtccagcagcagcaggagcagcagcagcaacaaaatcaTTCCCAGCCGCATCACAATCATCATAATACAGTACAGCGTAAGGAAGTGTCGTCGGAGGCGGCGGCAGACAGCGAACGGAACGCGGTATCGCCCCTCGGTTCCTCCCGTTCGCCGATCGGCAGCTCGAATGGGGGTACTACGATGGGTCCCCCAGCACGGTATACTAACAATCACCATGGTGGCGGCCATAATGGTGACGATCGGAACTTTGTCTCGCCACAACCGACCAGCGGTAACCGGTTACCGTCGAGTGGggctagtggtggtggtggtggtgtcggtCGTGGTCCGTACAAGAAGCACAGTACCGGTGGGAGCAACAGTGGGGGCCATTTCGACAAGCGCGATAGTGGTGGGAACGGACCGCGCAGGCGCCGGACACGATGCAAAAATTGCGAAGCCTGCCAGCGGTCCGATTGCGGGGAGTGTAGTTTCTGTCTCGACATGGTAAAGTTTGGCGGCCCCGGTCGGGCTAAGCAGACGTGCATGATGCGCCAGTGTCTGCAGCCGATGCTGCCAGTGACGGCCCAGTGCATACACTGCAATCTGGACGGTTGGCGTCAGGCACCGATTACGGCACCGGCGCAGGCCAAGCTGCAAGCGCAACTGCAGGAAGGACCGTCCGCCCTGATGGAGTGTTCGGTGTGCTACGAAATATCGCATCCGGACTGTGCGCAGCGTGCAGCACCGGAGGCACACGGTATCGTGAACGATGATCTGCCCAACAGCTGGGAATGTCCGACGTGCTGCAAAATGGGCAAAAATACGGATTATCGG CCTCGACACTTCCGAGCGCGACAAAAATCGTCCGAAATACGGCGCATGTCGGTGAGCAGCGACGCATCCTCGGCACACAACACCGAGTATGGACGGataggtggtggtggtggcggcggcggtcaTGGTGGTGCGGAGGGAACGATTGCAGGTGGGGATGGTATGATGTCTGGTTCCAATGTGTCCGCACCGAGAGCGCCCCGGTTTCAGGACGATATGCTGTACGATTTTGCCGTTTCCGGCAGTGCGGTCATTGTCGGCAGCAAAGGTGGCAACATTCTGTTCGAACGCAAGCCCAAGATAAAGGATGAGGACATTTCGAGCGGGTCCGAAAATGATGCTGCTTCCGGTGTGGGGAAGCAAATGCATCTGCACACGCTTAATGCGTCCAATGCGGCGGTCGCCGGCACGATGGGAACGGTGAAGGTTAAGGAGGAACCGCTggatcatcaccaccatcatcacgaGTATTCCGCAAATCATCATGCAACGAGTGTAATAAAGGATGGCCGTGAGATTGCAGCGTCCGCCGTCGGTGGCGGTGTTCCGGTGAAGCGAAGAAAGAGCGAAGAAGGTGGCGGTGGTGCCATTAATGTAAATCACGCTGGCAGTAATCACGGCGGTGCCGGACCACCGGACGGTAACGGTACGGGACATGACGGGAAGAACGCCACGAACCACGGTTCACTTCCGAGGAAAAAGTCCTCCCAACGGATGCAGCTGGCTAATCAGATCCACAACACGTCAACCAAATCGATGAAGAAGCCACTGTACCCGATACGCCCAGCATCGTCGGTCACGCATACACCGACGATCCCGGTGGCTGGTAATTACGCGCTCGATGCTACCTGTCTGTTGGCCGTGTTTCGATACCTGCCGCCGGAGACGCTGGCAACGTGCACGATGGTGTGCAAGACCTGGTCCAACCTAGCGGTCGATCCGTCGCTCTGGAAGCGTATGAACTGTGCCGAGTACAAGCTGTCGCCGAACCTGCTGTCGGCGATCGTGCGCCGCCAGCCAGAACACTTGATAATGGATTGGATAGGGCTTGGCAAGCGGCAGGTGACGTGGCTGATATCGCGCATTCCCGGCCTCAAGAATCTCTCGCTCCagggcacacacatacaggccGTACTGGGGCTGCACACCTGCATGTGTCCCCCGTTGCAGGTGCTCGATCTGAGTTTTATCGCGGGGTTGAATGATTTCGCGATCCGCGAGATACTGTCGCCACCAAAGGATTCGCGGCCCGGGCTGGCCGATTCCAAGTCGCGGCTGCGGAACCTTAAAATGTTAAAGGTGGCCGGTGCGGATATCTCCGACGTGGCACTGCGCTACATTACCCAAGGTTTGCCGAACCTTACGCACCTCGATCTGAGCTCGTGCCAGCGCATCACTGATGCAGCGATCGCACAGATCGGTACATCGCCGGCGGCCATTAAAACGTTGATCGAGCTGGACCTGAGCTGCTGCAAGCTGATAACGGAGCTGTCGCTCGATCACCTCGCCAAGTGTGACGCACTCACGCGGCTTGATCTCAGCCATGTGCCGCAGGTATCGACGCAATCGATGATAAAATTTGCATCCACCTCCAAGAACGATCTACAGCTGCACGATATTAAGCTGGTGGATAAGCGGAAAACTccttcccagcagcagcagcagcagtcgtcgCACGAGGCACAGTGA